The Salvia miltiorrhiza cultivar Shanhuang (shh) chromosome 1, IMPLAD_Smil_shh, whole genome shotgun sequence genome has a window encoding:
- the LOC131005521 gene encoding uncharacterized protein LOC131005521 isoform X6: MAARGLLAPFHFHYKFTAAPPVPTCISWLQKTSLRRRRRHARFFCSHRRPPETDISSYRLQFAQKMAMAGLNPNHRIAIAVSGGPDSIALCVLTLEWKSGNSNAANKGRSKAIDGLLAIVVDHGLRTESAEEADLVRDRVLDMGIKCEVASCKWLDGKPKLGHLQEAARDKRYETLQKICIDQHIGVLLVAHHADDQAELFILRLSRNSGVLGLAGMAFTSQRFSEFPDFSGKESKAHSVLLVRPLLEFSKEDMYNICRGGHQQWVEDPTNRSPLYVRNRIRMSLSNMSSVFKAELQATISACRRTRMHVEKLCRLLLNQAVTIMPHGYAVIDLGILHSMPAKDIYVAKFVTLVVQFISQRQRPVRGNGLKLLLNYLHTTPCKAALTVAGCYLCPAPGSKGTRVLKQESENFKSVVEGTSDHTSEHSISASSKLIRPGQVGYFMNRFLLDWNVPDVSVDKLGGEDQCSCSLCIFGDEMVAEVRCMVDADWMYLHDLSKTTKMGDSSSENGAVGMNYARSSASRALATLKLIPVAARRALPVLVNAEGVLLSVPSIGFSQCPHLKASAVFSPRIPLGGGHSSFL; encoded by the exons ATGGCGGCTAGAGGCCTCCTCGCGCCCTTCCACTTTCACTACAAAttcacggcggcgccgcccgtTCCTACCTGCATTTCGTGGCTCCAAAAAACCTCcctgcggcggcggcgccgccatGCTCGCTTTTTCTGCAGCCACCGCCGGCCGCCAGAAACGGACATTTCCAGCTACCGACTTCAGTTTGCTCAGAAAATGGCGATGGCCGGTCTCAACCCCAATCACCGCATCG CAATTGCTGTGTCTGGCGGTCCTGATAGCATTGCTCTATGTGTATTAACTCTTGAGTGGAAATCTGGCAACTCTAATGCTGCTAACAAAGGAAGAAGCAAGGCCATTGATGGCCTCTTAGCAATTGTTGTTGATCATGGGTTGCGAACAGAAAGTGCGGAGGAAGCAGATCTTGTTCGCGATCGAGTTTTAGATATGG GAATCAAATGTGAAGTTGCTTCCTGCAAATGGTTGGACGGGAAACCCAAGCTCGGTCACTTGCAAGAAGCTGCTCGGGATAAAAG GTATGAAACTTTACAGAAAATATGTATCGATCAGCACATCGGAGTACTATTGGTTGCACATCATGCAGATGACCAG GCAGAGCTTTTCATTCTCCGACTATCTAGAAACAGTGGTGTACTTGGGCTTGCCGGTATGGCTTTTACTTCTCAAAGGTTTTCTGAGTTTCCTGACTTTAGTGGAAAAGAATCAAAAGCTCATAGCGTTTTATTGGTGAGACCACTTCTAGAGTTTTCAAAAGAAGATATGTATAAT ATATGTCGAGGTGGACATCAACAATGGGTTGAAGATCCGACGAATAGGAGTCCCCTATATGTTCGCAATAGGATCCGGATGTCATTGAGTAACATGTCAT CTGTATTCAAGGCAGAGTTGCAAGCTACTATATCAGCATGTCGAAGAACACGGATGCATGTTGAGAAACTCTGTCGCCTCTTGCTGAATCAGGCTGTGACAATCATGCCT CATGGATATGCGGTGATTGATCTAGGAATTCTCCATTCGATGCCAGCCAAGGACATTTATGTTGCAAAATTTGTTACTCTAGTGGTGCAG TTCATATCACAGAGGCAAAGGCCAGTTCGAGGGAATGGATTGAAGTTGCTACTAAACTACCTTCATACTACCCCGTGCAAG GCTGCTCTCACTGTAGCTGGTTGTTACCTCTGTCCAGCTCCAGGATCCAAAGGAACACGTGTCCTG AAGCAAGAAAGTGAAAATTTCAAGTCAGTGGTTGAAGGTACCTCTGACCATACATCGGAACATAGCATATCAGCATCGAGCAAATTAATTCGTCCCGGGCAAGTGGGGTACTTCATGAATAGATTTCTACTGGACTGGAATGTGCCGGACGTCTCTGTCGACAAGCTGGGTGGGGAAGACCAGTGCTCGTGCAGTCTGTGCATATTTGGTGATGAGATGGTGGCCGAAGTGCGCTGTATGGTAGATGCCGATTGGATGTATCTTCATGATTTGTCCAAGACGACGAAAATGGGAGATTCCTCCTCAGAAAATGGCGCCGTGGGAATGAATTATGCTAGATCATCAGCTAGTAGAGCCCTGGCAACTTTGAAGTTGATTCCAGTTGCTGCGCGACGAGCATTGCCTGTTCTTGTGAATGCCGAGGGAGTTCTACTAAGCGTTCCG AGCATCGGCTTCTCACAATGCCCCCATTTGAAGGCCTCTGCTGTTTTTAGTCCTAGGATACCGCTAGGTGGAGGGCACTCCTCGTTTTTATAG